A window of Cohnella herbarum contains these coding sequences:
- a CDS encoding DHH family phosphoesterase: MWAQALKEAAAFIRERDDFLIVSHVQPDGDAISSTVATGWLLEKLGKKFTMLNEGPVPSRLQFLWKSSEIRTLDGDGNPPDPDRKYRNVICVDCADYARVGQTNQWFDPDAELLNIDHHPTNDGYGRVNLMKFHAAATAEILFELIDELELRMDTDVATAIYTGLLTDTGGFRYSNTSPLVMAMASRLLEAGVNGPDLAEHLLERMTAGQLRITQRGLSRLTFSDDQQIAWLWVNSEDLEESGATNEDLEGLVNYPRNVEGVEVGMLFKQNGQSSVKVSMRSAGRVNVAAVAQHFGGGGHVRAAGCRLTDPLPEVISQVVAYVQKALDEQ; the protein is encoded by the coding sequence ATGTGGGCACAGGCTTTGAAGGAGGCGGCCGCTTTCATTCGTGAAAGGGACGATTTCCTTATCGTTTCTCATGTGCAGCCCGATGGCGATGCGATAAGTTCTACGGTTGCCACTGGCTGGCTGCTGGAGAAGCTGGGGAAAAAATTTACGATGCTGAATGAAGGCCCTGTGCCTTCTCGGCTTCAGTTTTTATGGAAAAGCTCGGAAATCCGCACGCTTGATGGAGACGGAAATCCGCCGGATCCGGATCGCAAATATCGTAACGTGATCTGCGTCGATTGCGCGGATTATGCACGCGTGGGTCAAACCAATCAATGGTTTGATCCGGATGCCGAGTTGTTGAACATTGATCACCATCCAACGAATGACGGGTACGGCCGCGTAAACCTAATGAAGTTTCATGCGGCTGCGACCGCCGAAATCTTATTCGAATTGATTGACGAGTTGGAACTGCGGATGGATACCGACGTTGCAACGGCGATCTATACGGGATTATTGACAGATACGGGCGGTTTCCGTTATTCCAACACGAGTCCGTTAGTTATGGCAATGGCTTCGAGGTTGCTGGAAGCCGGAGTTAACGGTCCGGATCTGGCCGAGCATTTGCTTGAACGGATGACGGCGGGACAGCTTCGCATCACGCAACGAGGATTGTCGCGACTTACTTTTAGCGATGATCAGCAAATTGCTTGGCTGTGGGTGAATTCCGAAGATCTCGAGGAATCGGGAGCGACGAACGAGGACTTGGAAGGTTTAGTGAACTATCCGAGAAATGTGGAAGGCGTAGAAGTCGGAATGCTGTTTAAGCAGAACGGCCAATCGTCGGTTAAAGTGAGCATGCGTTCCGCTGGACGCGTTAACGTCGCCGCCGTGGCTCAACATTTCGGTGGTGGCGGACACGTACGCGCCGCAGGCTGCAGGCTGACGGACCCTTTGCCCGAAGTCATTTCCCAAGTCGTCGCTTACGTTCAGAAAGCGCTGGATGAACAATGA
- the pnp gene encoding polyribonucleotide nucleotidyltransferase → MEQRVEMQLGGRTFALETGRLAKQANGAVVVRYGDTVVLSTVTASNEPKDLDFFPLTVNYEERLYAVGKIPGGFIKREGRPSEKAILASRLTDRPIRPLFSEGFRNDVQIVNLVLSVDQDCSPEIAAMIGTSAALAISNVPFNGPIGGVIVGRIDGKFIVNPTQAQEEITDMYVVVAGTRDAIMMVEAEANEVSEADMLEAIMFGHDEIKKIVDTIDQLVNAAGQPKMAVKLHSVDETVEADVQAYAQARLVQAVSISEKHARQEAIDAINGETVEHFGNLYAETPSKLKDVKEVLYDIVKNEVRRLITHDKVRPDGRGLSEIRPISSDTSILPRTHGSGLFTRGQTQALSICTLGPLGEVQILDGISPQESKRFMHHYNFPPFSVGEARPLRPPGRREIGHGALGERALLKVLPSEVDFPYTIRLVSEVLESNGSTSQASICASTLAMMDAGVPIKAPVAGVAMGLIKDGDHTSILTDIQGMEDHLGDMDFKVAGTAAGITAIQMDIKIDGIDRQILTDALQQAKEGRLFILGKMLETIQEPRKQLSKYAPKIISLKINPDKIRDVIGSGGKIINKIIEETGVKIDIEQDGTVYIASTDEAANQRARGIIEGIVKEVVVGEVYTGTVKRIEKFGCFVEILPNKDGLIHISQLANERVAKVEDVVNIGDQIEVKVTEIDNMGRINLSRKALLNSEQVSV, encoded by the coding sequence TTGGAGCAACGCGTGGAAATGCAGCTTGGCGGCCGTACATTCGCTTTGGAAACGGGAAGATTGGCTAAGCAGGCGAACGGCGCTGTCGTCGTACGTTATGGAGATACGGTGGTTCTTTCTACTGTAACGGCTTCTAACGAGCCGAAGGATCTCGATTTTTTTCCGCTTACCGTAAACTATGAAGAGCGTTTATATGCGGTAGGTAAAATTCCCGGAGGTTTCATTAAACGGGAAGGACGCCCGAGCGAGAAAGCGATTCTTGCCAGCCGATTGACGGATCGTCCGATTCGTCCGTTATTCTCCGAAGGCTTTAGGAACGACGTTCAAATCGTAAATCTCGTACTGAGCGTGGATCAAGATTGTTCTCCCGAAATTGCCGCAATGATCGGAACTTCCGCTGCGTTGGCGATTTCGAACGTACCGTTTAACGGTCCGATCGGAGGCGTAATCGTTGGCCGGATCGACGGTAAGTTTATCGTGAACCCGACGCAAGCTCAGGAAGAAATCACGGATATGTACGTAGTCGTAGCGGGAACCCGAGATGCGATTATGATGGTCGAAGCAGAAGCTAACGAGGTATCCGAGGCGGATATGCTGGAAGCGATCATGTTCGGACACGATGAGATCAAGAAGATCGTAGATACGATCGATCAATTGGTTAATGCAGCCGGTCAACCGAAAATGGCGGTGAAACTTCATAGCGTGGACGAGACTGTGGAAGCAGACGTTCAAGCATATGCACAGGCTAGACTCGTACAAGCCGTTAGCATCTCCGAGAAACATGCCCGCCAAGAAGCGATCGATGCTATCAATGGCGAGACGGTAGAACATTTCGGCAACTTGTACGCCGAGACGCCAAGCAAGCTTAAAGACGTCAAAGAAGTATTGTACGATATCGTCAAGAACGAAGTTCGCCGTCTGATCACGCATGATAAAGTGCGTCCCGATGGTCGAGGGTTGTCCGAGATCCGTCCGATTTCAAGCGATACGTCGATTCTTCCTCGTACGCACGGTTCCGGGTTGTTTACCCGCGGCCAAACTCAAGCTCTTAGTATTTGTACGTTAGGACCGCTTGGCGAAGTCCAAATTTTGGACGGTATTAGCCCGCAAGAGTCCAAACGGTTCATGCACCACTATAACTTCCCGCCGTTTTCCGTTGGCGAGGCACGTCCTTTGCGTCCGCCGGGCCGTCGCGAAATCGGTCATGGTGCTCTCGGCGAGCGGGCATTGCTTAAAGTTCTCCCGTCGGAAGTGGATTTCCCTTACACGATCCGCCTAGTATCCGAGGTTCTGGAGTCGAATGGCTCTACTTCGCAAGCAAGTATTTGCGCGAGCACGCTTGCAATGATGGATGCCGGGGTTCCGATAAAAGCACCTGTCGCGGGTGTTGCGATGGGCTTGATCAAAGACGGAGATCATACTTCGATCTTAACCGATATCCAAGGGATGGAAGATCATCTGGGCGATATGGACTTTAAGGTGGCAGGAACTGCCGCTGGAATTACGGCTATCCAAATGGACATCAAGATTGACGGAATCGATCGTCAAATTCTTACGGATGCCTTGCAACAAGCCAAAGAAGGACGTTTGTTCATCTTGGGCAAAATGCTCGAAACGATTCAAGAGCCGCGTAAGCAATTAAGCAAATACGCTCCGAAAATCATTTCGCTCAAAATTAACCCGGATAAAATTCGGGACGTTATCGGCTCCGGCGGTAAAATCATCAACAAAATCATTGAGGAAACCGGCGTGAAAATCGATATCGAACAAGACGGTACCGTCTATATTGCTTCTACGGACGAAGCGGCTAACCAACGCGCCCGCGGAATTATCGAGGGAATCGTTAAAGAAGTCGTAGTCGGCGAAGTGTATACTGGAACGGTTAAACGGATCGAGAAATTCGGCTGTTTCGTCGAAATTCTGCCGAACAAAGACGGGCTTATTCACATTAGCCAACTCGCGAACGAACGCGTTGCGAAAGTGGAAGACGTCGTGAATATCGGAGACCAGATCGAAGTTAAGGTCACTGAAATCGATAATATGGGCCGTATCAACTTGTCCCGCAAAGCTTTGCTGAATTCGGAGCAAGTATCGGTATAA
- a CDS encoding bifunctional riboflavin kinase/FAD synthetase encodes MERFDLSIANVTGALPEGARKEQGISLAIGFFDGVHLGHQEVVRQAVALAREQGLVPAVMTFDPHPRVVLGHGSQYQTVLTPLADKLSLLSKLGVEAAYVIQFERSFSEVTAEEFVKTLINPLGVKATTVGFDFSFGHRGEGNADTLRLHGNGEIQVQVVSPVFLEDDKVSSTRIRDRLAEGESLEASALLGRPYVIKGLVVHGDARGRLLGYPTANLLPEQPYVIPRSGVYAIYIDLLSDSGEFESRYNGVLNVGYRPTFDAPGGALRLEAHLFDFGGDLYGRQLALTFHTFLRAEKKFDSIEQLVAQISLDAAQAKEIVSVQR; translated from the coding sequence GTGGAACGGTTTGATCTATCAATTGCGAATGTAACGGGAGCTCTCCCTGAAGGAGCACGGAAAGAACAAGGGATATCGCTAGCGATCGGTTTTTTCGATGGCGTACACTTAGGTCATCAAGAAGTCGTACGCCAAGCTGTCGCTCTGGCGCGCGAACAAGGTTTGGTACCCGCTGTAATGACCTTCGATCCGCATCCTAGGGTTGTCTTAGGCCATGGTTCTCAGTACCAAACGGTGCTGACTCCGCTTGCGGACAAGCTTTCCCTGCTATCCAAGCTTGGCGTTGAAGCGGCGTATGTTATTCAATTCGAGCGGTCGTTCTCCGAAGTGACGGCCGAAGAGTTCGTCAAGACGCTAATTAACCCGCTAGGCGTGAAGGCGACGACCGTGGGCTTTGATTTCTCGTTCGGACACCGAGGCGAAGGGAATGCGGACACGCTTAGGCTTCATGGTAATGGGGAAATTCAAGTGCAAGTCGTTTCCCCCGTATTTCTGGAGGACGACAAAGTCAGCAGTACCCGAATACGCGACAGGTTGGCTGAAGGTGAAAGCCTTGAAGCTTCCGCGCTTCTCGGGCGTCCTTATGTTATTAAGGGCTTAGTCGTCCATGGCGACGCGAGAGGTCGATTGCTCGGCTATCCGACCGCGAATTTGTTGCCGGAGCAGCCATACGTGATTCCACGCTCCGGCGTATATGCGATCTATATCGATCTTCTATCCGACTCCGGCGAATTCGAAAGTCGATATAACGGAGTGTTGAACGTTGGCTATCGTCCGACATTCGACGCCCCTGGAGGCGCGTTAAGATTAGAGGCGCATTTGTTCGATTTCGGTGGGGACTTGTATGGGCGCCAACTCGCCCTGACATTCCATACCTTCCTACGCGCGGAGAAAAAATTCGATTCCATCGAGCAGTTGGTCGCACAGATATCGCTCGATGCCGCTCAAGCCAAAGAAATCGTTTCGGTTCAAAGATAG
- the rbfA gene encoding 30S ribosome-binding factor RbfA: MAKFRVGRVGEQIKKEISSIIQTELKDPRIGFITVTGVDVTNDLSLARVYISILGSEEQKEETLKAIGRANGFLRSELGRRVKLRHTPVMEFRFDSSIAYGSHIESLLAKINKDSLESK, encoded by the coding sequence ATGGCCAAATTTAGAGTCGGACGGGTCGGAGAACAGATTAAGAAGGAGATCAGCTCCATCATTCAGACGGAGCTGAAGGATCCTCGCATCGGTTTTATTACCGTGACAGGAGTAGACGTAACGAACGATCTTTCTCTCGCCCGAGTGTATATAAGCATATTGGGAAGCGAAGAGCAGAAGGAAGAGACGCTTAAAGCGATCGGCCGTGCGAACGGGTTTCTTCGTTCGGAGCTTGGGCGCCGAGTGAAATTGCGTCATACTCCCGTTATGGAGTTCCGTTTCGACAGCTCCATCGCTTATGGCAGCCATATTGAATCGCTGTTAGCGAAAATCAACAAAGATTCGTTGGAGTCCAAGTAA
- a CDS encoding M16 family metallopeptidase gives MNKYELKNGLRVMIESIPTCRSVSFGIWVKTGSRYEDLNNNGISHFIEHMLFKGTNRHSAKDIADRFDGIGGNVNAFTSKEYTCYYAKVLDQHLPIAVDILSDMFFDSQMADVELAKEKNVILEEISMYDDTPDDTVHDLASRAAYNDHPLAYSILGTAERLNAMGSNDLRKYMGERYRIDNTVISLAGNVGEEVLELLEHHFGQFDVKGSDSVLEVPTFQSRALFHRKKTEQNHLCLTFPGSSSKAPNLYAMILLNNTIGGGMSSRLFQEIREKRGLAYSVYSYHTSYADSGLFTVYAGTAPKQTKEVYDLTVELLNDIADKGLTEAELSRGKEQLKGNLILSLESTSSRMNRLGKNELMLGRHYTLDEMLERIDQVQMSDLDAIMKSMISQPCAVALVGSNEKVLSGIGREFIVSNSVEEAAGE, from the coding sequence ATGAACAAATATGAGCTTAAGAACGGACTGCGCGTGATGATCGAATCGATACCGACATGTCGGTCGGTGTCGTTCGGAATTTGGGTCAAAACCGGTTCCCGTTACGAGGATTTGAACAACAACGGGATCTCCCACTTTATCGAGCACATGCTGTTCAAAGGGACTAATCGCCATAGCGCTAAGGATATAGCCGATCGTTTCGACGGAATCGGCGGCAACGTTAACGCATTTACGTCCAAAGAATATACATGCTATTACGCTAAAGTTTTGGACCAGCATTTGCCGATCGCTGTAGATATTTTATCCGATATGTTTTTTGATTCGCAGATGGCCGATGTCGAGCTAGCGAAAGAAAAGAACGTTATTCTTGAAGAAATCTCGATGTACGACGACACGCCGGATGATACCGTCCACGATCTTGCTTCCCGTGCAGCCTATAACGATCATCCGCTAGCCTATTCTATTCTGGGAACGGCAGAGCGGTTAAACGCGATGGGCTCGAATGATCTGCGCAAGTATATGGGAGAGAGATACCGGATTGATAATACGGTTATTAGTCTTGCGGGGAACGTTGGAGAAGAAGTGCTGGAGCTTCTCGAACATCATTTCGGACAGTTTGATGTTAAGGGCAGCGACTCCGTGCTGGAAGTACCGACATTCCAATCTCGTGCGTTGTTTCATCGTAAGAAAACGGAACAGAACCACCTGTGCTTAACCTTCCCCGGAAGCTCGAGCAAGGCGCCTAACCTTTATGCCATGATTTTGTTGAACAATACGATCGGCGGAGGGATGAGTTCCCGCTTGTTCCAAGAAATCCGGGAAAAGCGCGGTCTTGCCTATTCCGTTTATTCCTACCATACTTCGTATGCGGATAGCGGTCTGTTTACGGTTTACGCGGGAACTGCGCCCAAGCAAACGAAAGAAGTATACGATCTCACGGTTGAATTGTTGAATGATATCGCGGACAAAGGGTTAACCGAAGCTGAACTTTCCCGTGGGAAGGAACAGTTGAAAGGTAACTTAATCTTAAGTCTAGAGAGCACCAGCAGCCGCATGAACCGTTTAGGCAAAAACGAACTCATGTTAGGCCGCCATTATACTTTGGATGAAATGCTGGAGCGGATCGACCAAGTGCAAATGTCCGATTTGGACGCTATAATGAAATCAATGATTTCGCAGCCTTGTGCTGTTGCACTAGTAGGCTCGAATGAGAAAGTGCTGTCGGGAATCGGGAGGGAATTCATTGTATCCAATTCAGTTGAAGAGGCTGCCGGGGAATGA
- the rpsO gene encoding 30S ribosomal protein S15, translating into MALTQERKQELIEEHKTHATDTGSPEVQIAILTQNINNLTTHFREHKKDHHSRRGLLKMVGQRRKLLAYLKNKDVSRYSALIAKLGLRR; encoded by the coding sequence ATGGCATTGACACAAGAACGCAAACAAGAATTGATCGAAGAGCATAAGACGCATGCTACGGACACGGGTTCCCCGGAAGTCCAAATTGCTATCCTTACGCAGAACATCAACAATCTGACGACTCACTTTAGGGAGCACAAGAAAGATCATCACTCCCGCCGTGGTTTGCTCAAGATGGTTGGTCAACGTCGTAAGTTGCTAGCATACTTGAAAAACAAAGACGTAAGCCGGTATAGTGCCCTGATTGCAAAATTGGGACTTCGCCGTTAA
- the truB gene encoding tRNA pseudouridine(55) synthase TruB, protein MKQQAEQNWDGVLAIWKPAGWTSHDVVAKARGLLRVRRIGHTGTLDPAVTGVLPLCVGRSTRFVEYLQEMPKTYVAKLRFGIATNTEDLSGEVIEQKDASFLTEPMMVEAALSFVGEIDQIPPMVSAVKVNGQRLYDLARQGITVERASRRVTIQEIHILKVVDGVDQPELTFSVTCSKGTYIRTLCVDIGRKLGVPAVMAELVRTESAGIKQEQCVTLEQIPELIKQGELGDKLLAGDSMLTAIPSSSVAYPESLYALQGKRIEAARLQPPPDSTGLIKLYRSDGAFLGLFFVDENRETVRPIKVFYASDDS, encoded by the coding sequence ATGAAGCAACAGGCAGAACAGAATTGGGATGGCGTGCTGGCCATTTGGAAGCCCGCGGGCTGGACCTCCCACGATGTAGTGGCGAAAGCGCGCGGTTTGCTTCGGGTACGGAGGATCGGACATACGGGTACGCTAGATCCGGCTGTAACGGGCGTACTTCCCTTATGTGTCGGGCGTTCGACCCGTTTCGTAGAGTACTTGCAAGAGATGCCCAAGACGTATGTTGCAAAGCTAAGATTCGGTATTGCAACGAATACGGAAGATCTAAGCGGCGAAGTGATCGAGCAGAAGGACGCGTCGTTTCTGACGGAGCCTATGATGGTGGAAGCCGCCTTATCTTTCGTTGGCGAAATCGATCAAATTCCGCCAATGGTATCGGCGGTCAAGGTCAACGGTCAACGGTTATACGACTTGGCGCGGCAGGGGATCACGGTAGAACGCGCTTCCAGACGGGTAACGATTCAGGAGATTCATATACTCAAAGTCGTTGACGGAGTCGACCAGCCGGAGCTGACTTTTTCCGTTACGTGCTCCAAAGGCACCTACATTCGTACGTTATGCGTGGATATTGGCCGCAAGTTGGGCGTTCCGGCTGTCATGGCTGAACTTGTTCGTACGGAAAGTGCCGGTATCAAACAAGAGCAGTGCGTGACGTTAGAGCAGATTCCGGAGCTGATTAAGCAAGGGGAACTGGGAGATAAGCTGCTAGCTGGCGATTCGATGCTAACGGCAATCCCTTCGTCATCGGTAGCTTACCCGGAATCGTTATATGCATTGCAGGGCAAGAGGATTGAAGCCGCAAGACTTCAACCCCCTCCCGACAGCACTGGATTAATAAAACTTTACCGATCGGACGGTGCCTTTCTCGGATTATTCTTCGTTGACGAGAATAGAGAAACAGTCCGCCCGATTAAGGTGTTTTACGCTTCGGATGACAGTTAA
- the dut gene encoding dUTP diphosphatase yields MYPIQLKRLPGNEDVELPRQMSEWAAGFDLHAAVAEPVVLAPGERALIPTGFAMAMPRELEAQIRPRSGLAYKHGITCLNSPGTIDADYRGEVKVLLINLGQEPFTIVRGERVAQMVFQHVPQVKLEEVTELSETVRGEGGFGHTGK; encoded by the coding sequence TTGTATCCAATTCAGTTGAAGAGGCTGCCGGGGAATGAAGACGTTGAATTGCCGCGTCAAATGTCTGAATGGGCAGCAGGATTCGATTTACACGCCGCGGTGGCGGAGCCCGTTGTACTTGCTCCTGGAGAACGGGCATTGATCCCTACGGGATTCGCGATGGCGATGCCTCGGGAGCTCGAAGCTCAAATCAGGCCTCGTAGCGGTTTGGCTTACAAGCATGGAATTACGTGCCTGAACTCGCCGGGGACGATCGACGCGGATTATCGCGGAGAAGTGAAGGTGCTGCTCATTAATTTAGGGCAAGAGCCGTTCACGATCGTGCGGGGCGAACGTGTCGCGCAGATGGTTTTCCAACACGTGCCGCAAGTCAAGCTCGAAGAAGTGACCGAACTGTCGGAAACCGTTCGCGGAGAAGGCGGCTTCGGCCATACCGGCAAATAG
- a CDS encoding polysaccharide deacetylase family protein, whose translation MLACLVTILIAGTYGPLQSFVQAVKSRPTASAAIMNEQSEDQLMSWIKSEAAKQNQSPINPVIDRVWKAIPGYDGRVVDVKATYLKAKLIGFKPENAKGFPWIYRSVKPKLALDDLPMEPIYRGNFAKPMVGLMINVAWGDEFLLPMLQILSETGVKATFFFDGTWLAKHMDTAQNILAQGHELSNHAYTHPDMSKLSAARQREEIGKTEQLLKKLGVKNVWFAPPSGYYNSETVKVASEYGLRTVLWTLDTIDWQKPEPSSVVSKIYRKVGPGTLILMHPTSTSQGALRGMIKAIRDKGFVPGTVSETLSSERVEDRL comes from the coding sequence ATGCTGGCATGCTTGGTAACGATCCTGATAGCCGGGACATATGGTCCGTTACAATCTTTCGTACAAGCCGTTAAATCACGCCCGACCGCGAGCGCGGCAATTATGAATGAGCAATCCGAGGATCAATTGATGAGTTGGATCAAATCCGAGGCTGCCAAACAAAACCAATCTCCGATCAACCCTGTCATCGATAGGGTGTGGAAAGCGATTCCCGGCTACGACGGCCGTGTAGTGGATGTAAAAGCTACGTATCTGAAAGCGAAACTGATCGGCTTCAAACCAGAGAACGCGAAAGGTTTTCCATGGATTTATCGGAGTGTTAAACCGAAATTAGCTTTAGACGATTTGCCAATGGAACCGATTTACCGCGGCAACTTCGCCAAACCAATGGTCGGCCTTATGATCAACGTGGCTTGGGGAGATGAATTCTTGCTTCCTATGCTCCAAATATTAAGCGAAACGGGAGTGAAAGCGACCTTTTTCTTCGATGGAACATGGCTGGCTAAACATATGGACACCGCGCAAAACATCCTGGCTCAAGGACATGAATTATCGAATCATGCTTATACTCACCCGGATATGAGCAAGCTTAGCGCGGCCAGGCAACGGGAGGAAATAGGGAAAACCGAGCAGTTATTGAAAAAGCTCGGAGTGAAAAACGTTTGGTTCGCTCCCCCGTCCGGATATTACAATAGCGAGACGGTAAAGGTCGCTTCAGAGTATGGTCTAAGAACGGTTTTATGGACGTTGGATACGATTGATTGGCAGAAGCCCGAGCCCTCGTCCGTCGTTTCGAAAATCTATCGTAAGGTAGGCCCGGGAACGTTGATCTTGATGCACCCTACATCGACTTCGCAGGGGGCGCTTAGAGGAATGATCAAGGCAATAAGGGATAAAGGATTCGTACCAGGCACGGTGTCGGAAACGTTGTCTTCGGAACGAGTAGAGGATCGGTTGTGA